The Cloacibacterium sp. TD35 region AGTAAGTTGGTTCTTAAATTAAATTAAAATGAGTGGAAAAACTGAATTTGGCACGTGCTTTGGTGCTTGTTTCAAGGTTTTTCAAGTCATTTGTCATTTTAATGAAGATTTCAGAATTCAATAAAAATGGTAAAATTTTATAAACTTTAATATAAATTATGTAAATTTATATTTTAGCAATAATTAGACATTTGCAGTATACAATGAAGATAGAAAAAACCATAAATATTTTAAATAAACGAGCAAAATTCGAATATGAAATTTTAGAACAGATAGAAGCAGGAATTGTTCTCACGGGAACCGAAATTAAAGCGCTTCGTTCGTCTAAAGCATCTATTACAGAGAGTTTTTGTCAGTTTATAGAAAATGAGTTGTTCGTTGTGAATATGAGTATTGATGAGTATAAATTGGGAACTTTTTATAATCATAAAATCAAAAGAGAGCGTAAACTCTTATTACACAAGAAAGAATTGCAAAAGTTTCAAAGAAAGTTGAAAGATGTAGGAATGACTGTAGTGCCGCTTAAGCTATATATAAATGATAGAGGCAAGGCAAAAATGCTTATAGCACTAGGAAAAGGGAAGAAACTTTTTGATAAAAGAGAAACAATAAAAAACAGAGAAAATAAAAGAAATTTAGACAGAATATTAAAGAAAACCTAAAAAAACTTTGTTTTTAACGATATTTTGTGTTTATTTTGCATTATCAATTATTTAATCATTTAATTCTATGAAAAATCTAAAATTAGGAATTTCAGCATTGGCACTTACACTTGCCTCTACTGCTTTCGCTCAAACTACTTCTAACCCATGGGTTATTGGAGTTGGTGCACATGGAGTGAATCATATGGGAGTTGCTAACGGTGGTGTTGACAAAGTATTTGACAACTTCGAT contains the following coding sequences:
- the smpB gene encoding SsrA-binding protein SmpB, coding for MKIEKTINILNKRAKFEYEILEQIEAGIVLTGTEIKALRSSKASITESFCQFIENELFVVNMSIDEYKLGTFYNHKIKRERKLLLHKKELQKFQRKLKDVGMTVVPLKLYINDRGKAKMLIALGKGKKLFDKRETIKNRENKRNLDRILKKT